The following proteins come from a genomic window of Denitromonas sp.:
- the thrH gene encoding bifunctional phosphoserine phosphatase/homoserine phosphotransferase ThrH, which yields MQIVCLDLEGVLIPEIWVEFAARTGIDALRRTTRDEPDYDVLMRYRLDILREHKLGLPDIQAVIADMGPLPGARDFLDALRDRFQVVILSDTFYEFAKPMMDQLGRPTLFCHRLEADASGFLVNYHLRMPNQKQEAVRRFKELNFKTIAAGDSYNDTTMLGEADAGILFCPPDNVIREFPQYPVVRDYDALMSEILSASARIGI from the coding sequence GTGCAGATCGTCTGTCTTGACCTCGAAGGTGTGCTGATTCCCGAAATCTGGGTCGAGTTCGCCGCCCGTACCGGTATCGATGCGCTGCGTCGTACCACGCGTGATGAACCCGATTACGACGTGCTGATGCGCTACCGCCTCGACATCCTGCGCGAGCACAAGCTCGGCCTGCCGGACATCCAGGCCGTCATCGCCGACATGGGGCCGCTGCCCGGCGCCCGGGATTTCCTCGACGCGCTGCGTGACCGCTTCCAGGTCGTCATCCTGTCCGATACCTTCTACGAGTTCGCCAAGCCGATGATGGACCAGCTCGGCCGGCCGACGCTGTTCTGCCACCGACTCGAGGCCGACGCCAGCGGCTTCCTGGTGAACTACCACCTGCGCATGCCCAACCAGAAGCAGGAGGCGGTGCGCCGCTTCAAGGAACTGAACTTCAAGACCATCGCTGCCGGTGACTCGTACAACGACACCACCATGCTCGGCGAGGCCGACGCCGGCATCCTGTTCTGCCCGCCGGACAACGTGATTCGCGAGTTCCCGCAGTACCCGGTGGTGCGCGACTACGATGCGCTGATGAGCGAGATTCTCTCGGCCAGCGCGCGCATCGGGATCTGA
- the ptsP gene encoding phosphoenolpyruvate--protein phosphotransferase, whose amino-acid sequence MPFTLHGLAVSQGIAIGHVHLVSHALLEVSHYQVSPRRLADEVARLDKAIAAVRADFAELKSTAEQQPGHSEVGALVDLHLMFLDDPMLIDAARELIEARRCNAEWALVQQMELLIAQFDQIEDAYLRERKADVIQVVERVVKELLGHPGRLPKKRKSDLGTIVVAHDLSPADTIGFRDHHIAGFVTDVGGPTSHTAIVARSQGIPAVVALHNVRQLVQDNELIIIDGTRGVVIIEPDERIVEEYTLRQSELALAQSKLQRLKDTRATTLDGEAVKLLANIELPKDALAAKAVGADGVGLFRTEFLFLSRDALPDEDEQFEAYRRVLKKMGDAPVTIRTLDVGADKALDSIGKRSTEANPALGMRAIRYSLSEPKVFLTQLRALLRASHYGKLKILLPMLAHAHEMDQSLALIAQAKAQLIERKQKFDPRVEVGGMVEVPAAALALGMFVRRLQFLSIGTNDLIQYTLAIDRTDEAVAHLYDPLHPAVLKLIGGTIQTGVRYGLPVSVCGEMAGDVAYTRLLLGMGLRQFSMQPTQMLSVKQEILRADLVDLAPKVQRILKMDEQERVHEAVERLRS is encoded by the coding sequence ATGCCTTTTACCCTGCACGGTCTCGCGGTGTCCCAGGGCATCGCCATCGGCCATGTCCATCTGGTCTCGCATGCGCTGCTCGAGGTCAGCCACTACCAGGTATCGCCGCGCCGGCTGGCCGATGAAGTGGCCCGGCTGGACAAGGCCATCGCCGCGGTGCGCGCCGATTTTGCCGAGCTGAAGAGCACGGCCGAGCAGCAGCCGGGGCACAGCGAGGTCGGCGCGCTGGTCGACCTGCACCTGATGTTCCTCGACGACCCGATGCTGATCGACGCGGCCCGCGAGCTGATCGAGGCGCGGCGCTGCAATGCCGAGTGGGCGCTGGTGCAGCAGATGGAGTTGCTGATCGCGCAGTTCGACCAGATCGAGGACGCCTACCTGCGCGAGCGTAAGGCCGATGTCATCCAGGTGGTCGAGCGGGTGGTCAAGGAGTTGCTCGGCCACCCCGGCCGGTTGCCCAAGAAGCGCAAGAGCGACCTGGGCACCATCGTGGTGGCGCACGACCTGTCGCCGGCCGACACCATCGGTTTTCGCGACCATCACATCGCCGGCTTCGTCACCGATGTCGGCGGGCCGACCAGCCACACCGCGATCGTCGCGCGCAGCCAGGGCATTCCGGCCGTAGTGGCCCTGCACAACGTGCGCCAGCTGGTGCAGGACAACGAGCTGATCATCATCGACGGCACGCGCGGGGTGGTGATCATCGAGCCCGACGAGCGCATCGTCGAGGAATACACCCTGCGCCAGAGCGAGCTGGCGCTGGCCCAGTCCAAGCTGCAGCGCCTCAAGGACACCCGCGCCACCACGCTCGATGGCGAAGCGGTCAAGCTGCTGGCCAACATCGAGCTGCCCAAGGACGCGCTGGCGGCCAAGGCGGTGGGCGCCGACGGGGTCGGCCTGTTCCGCACCGAGTTCCTGTTTCTCAGCCGCGATGCGCTGCCGGACGAGGATGAGCAGTTCGAAGCCTATCGCCGGGTGCTCAAGAAAATGGGTGACGCACCGGTGACCATCCGCACGCTGGATGTCGGCGCCGACAAGGCGCTCGACAGCATCGGCAAGCGCTCGACCGAGGCCAACCCGGCGCTGGGCATGCGGGCGATCCGCTATTCGCTGTCCGAACCCAAGGTGTTCCTCACCCAGCTGCGCGCGCTGCTGCGCGCCTCGCACTACGGCAAGCTCAAGATCCTGCTGCCGATGCTCGCCCACGCGCACGAAATGGACCAGTCGCTGGCGCTCATTGCCCAGGCCAAGGCACAGCTGATCGAGCGCAAGCAGAAGTTCGATCCGCGGGTCGAGGTCGGCGGCATGGTCGAGGTGCCGGCCGCAGCGCTGGCGCTGGGCATGTTCGTGCGCCGGCTGCAGTTCCTGTCGATCGGCACCAACGACCTGATCCAGTACACCCTGGCCATCGACCGCACCGACGAGGCGGTGGCGCATCTGTACGACCCGCTGCATCCGGCGGTGCTCAAGCTCATCGGCGGCACCATCCAGACCGGCGTGCGCTACGGCCTGCCGGTGTCGGTGTGCGGCGAGATGGCCGGCGACGTGGCCTACACCCGCCTGTTGCTGGGCATGGGGCTGCGCCAGTTCTCGATGCAGCCGACCCAGATGCTCAGCGTCAAGCAGGAGATCCTGCGCGCCGACCTGGTCGACCTGGCGCCCAAGGTGCAGCGCATTCTCAAGATGGATGAGCAGGAGCGGGTGCATGAGGCGGTCGAGCGCCTGCGCAGCTGA
- the purU gene encoding formyltetrahydrofolate deformylase yields MHRQRFYTLSASCPDRVGIVARVSTFIAEHQGWILETALHAEPPREGESVGRYFMRIEIRADSLPFMLSEFRERFAPLAGELELTWKITDSAVKKRLVLLVSRQEHCLYDLLARWKSRELDVEIPCVISNHNDLRGFVEWHGISFHHVPVTPDNKAAAYAEVQRLFEEVHGDTMVLARYMQILSPELCAAYPGRIINIHHSFLPSFVGAKPYHQAYAKGVKLIGATCHYVTADLDQGPIIEQDVIRIDHSDAVEDMVRYGRDIEKTVLARGLRYHLEDRVLVHGNKTVVFR; encoded by the coding sequence ATGCACCGACAACGCTTCTATACCCTCTCCGCCTCCTGCCCCGACCGCGTCGGCATTGTCGCCCGGGTGTCGACCTTCATCGCCGAGCACCAGGGCTGGATCCTCGAAACCGCGCTGCACGCCGAGCCCCCGCGCGAGGGCGAGTCGGTGGGGCGTTACTTCATGCGCATCGAGATCCGCGCCGACTCCTTGCCCTTCATGCTCAGCGAGTTCCGCGAACGCTTCGCCCCGCTGGCCGGCGAGCTGGAGCTGACCTGGAAGATCACCGATTCGGCGGTCAAGAAGCGCTTGGTGCTGCTCGTCTCCAGGCAGGAGCACTGCCTCTACGACCTGCTGGCGCGCTGGAAGAGCCGTGAGCTGGACGTCGAGATCCCCTGCGTCATCTCCAACCACAACGATCTGCGCGGCTTCGTGGAGTGGCACGGCATCAGCTTCCACCATGTGCCGGTCACGCCGGACAACAAAGCCGCGGCCTATGCCGAGGTGCAGCGCCTGTTCGAAGAAGTGCACGGCGACACCATGGTGCTGGCGCGCTACATGCAGATCCTCTCGCCCGAGCTGTGCGCCGCCTACCCCGGGCGCATCATCAACATCCACCACAGCTTCCTGCCCAGCTTCGTCGGCGCCAAGCCCTATCACCAGGCCTACGCCAAGGGCGTCAAGCTGATCGGCGCCACCTGCCACTACGTGACCGCCGACCTCGACCAGGGCCCGATCATCGAGCAGGATGTGATCCGCATCGACCACTCCGATGCCGTCGAGGACATGGTGCGCTACGGTCGCGACATCGAAAAGACCGTGCTGGCGCGCGGCCTGCGCTACCACCTGGAGGACCGGGTGCTGGTGCATGGAAACAAGACGGTGGTGTTCCGCTGA
- a CDS encoding P-II family nitrogen regulator codes for MKYLIAIIKPFKLDEVREALSAIGVQGITVTEVKGFGRQKGHTELYRGAEYVVNFLPKVKIEAAIPATLLDQAIEAIEKAGNTGKIGDGKIFVFDLAQAIRIRTGETGTDAL; via the coding sequence ATGAAATATCTGATTGCCATCATCAAGCCCTTCAAGCTGGACGAAGTGCGCGAAGCGCTCTCCGCCATCGGCGTGCAGGGCATCACCGTGACCGAGGTCAAGGGCTTCGGTCGCCAGAAGGGCCACACGGAGCTGTATCGCGGCGCCGAGTATGTGGTCAACTTCCTGCCCAAAGTGAAGATCGAGGCCGCCATCCCGGCCACCTTGCTCGACCAGGCCATCGAAGCCATCGAAAAGGCCGGCAACACCGGCAAGATCGGCGACGGCAAGATCTTCGTCTTCGACCTGGCCCAGGCCATCCGCATCCGCACCGGTGAAACCGGTACCGACGCCCTGTAA
- a CDS encoding oxidoreductase yields the protein MNAEAWDAELLAGLKALAASAFPKRCANCGRIYPDEASYLHETLPVSAASSGLKSSEDDDGSTIVELFRNCPCGSTLLDFFSDRRDDSAAGERRRARFGQLLTYLIERGLAPDEARRELRKVMRGEPSETLRRFRPPI from the coding sequence ATGAATGCCGAGGCCTGGGATGCCGAGCTGCTGGCGGGCCTCAAGGCGCTGGCCGCGTCGGCCTTTCCCAAGCGCTGCGCCAACTGCGGGCGGATCTATCCGGACGAGGCGTCGTACCTGCACGAGACGCTGCCGGTGTCGGCCGCCTCCAGCGGGCTCAAGAGCAGCGAAGACGACGATGGTTCGACCATCGTCGAGCTGTTCCGCAACTGCCCCTGCGGTTCGACCCTGCTCGACTTCTTCAGCGACCGTCGCGATGACAGCGCGGCCGGTGAGCGCCGCCGGGCGCGCTTTGGCCAGTTGCTGACCTACCTGATCGAAAGAGGTCTGGCGCCCGATGAGGCGCGCAGGGAGCTGCGCAAGGTCATGCGTGGCGAACCCAGCGAGACACTGCGCCGCTTTCGGCCACCAATCTGA
- the metW gene encoding methionine biosynthesis protein MetW, with the protein MTELRYDFQAIAEWIGEGETVLDLGCGDGSLLRHLADTRGVLGYGVEADPDNVRASIRNGVNVLQIDLERGLAGFEDGFFDHVVMSFSLQAIHNTVGILTEMLRVGREAVVSFPNFAYWRHRQAILNGHMPVSENLPHQWYNTPNVRFFTIADFESLCEMNGIVIRDAIGFDEGVRVREEPNFLASVGLFRLGRDH; encoded by the coding sequence ATGACTGAACTGCGCTATGACTTCCAGGCCATCGCCGAATGGATCGGCGAGGGCGAAACCGTACTCGATCTGGGCTGCGGCGACGGCAGCCTGCTGCGCCACCTGGCCGACACCCGCGGCGTGCTCGGCTACGGCGTCGAGGCCGATCCGGACAACGTCCGCGCCAGCATCCGCAACGGTGTCAATGTGCTGCAGATCGACCTCGAGCGCGGCCTGGCCGGCTTCGAGGACGGCTTCTTCGACCATGTGGTGATGAGTTTCTCGCTGCAGGCCATCCACAACACCGTGGGCATCCTCACCGAGATGCTGCGGGTCGGTCGCGAGGCGGTGGTGAGCTTCCCCAACTTTGCCTACTGGCGCCATCGCCAGGCGATTCTCAACGGCCACATGCCGGTCTCCGAGAACCTGCCGCACCAGTGGTACAACACCCCCAACGTGCGCTTCTTCACCATTGCCGACTTCGAGAGCCTGTGCGAGATGAACGGCATCGTGATCCGCGACGCGATCGGCTTCGACGAGGGGGTGCGGGTGCGCGAAGAGCCGAACTTCCTGGCCAGCGTGGGTCTGTTCCGCCTCGGGCGCGATCACTGA
- a CDS encoding TorF family putative porin, protein MSNWLGKGSLEVDVFGGYINSIGDFAYDVGLLQYVYPGGKIGGESADTTEAYVAVSWKLLTFKYSYAFTDLFGAADSDGSQYFDLSASQEVGGGFTLGAHVGRQQIENGTSYNDWKVGVSKDYAGFTFGLNYVDTDVDNDDNADARVILSVSKSF, encoded by the coding sequence ATGTCGAACTGGCTCGGCAAGGGTAGCTTGGAAGTCGACGTGTTTGGGGGCTACATCAACAGCATCGGTGACTTCGCCTATGACGTCGGCCTGTTGCAGTACGTCTATCCGGGCGGCAAGATCGGCGGTGAAAGCGCCGACACGACCGAAGCCTATGTCGCGGTGAGCTGGAAGCTCCTGACCTTCAAGTACTCCTATGCCTTCACCGACCTGTTCGGCGCGGCCGATTCGGACGGCAGCCAGTACTTCGACCTGTCGGCCAGTCAGGAGGTCGGCGGCGGCTTCACCCTCGGCGCGCACGTGGGTCGCCAACAGATCGAGAACGGCACCAGCTACAACGACTGGAAGGTCGGCGTGAGCAAGGACTACGCCGGCTTCACCTTCGGGCTGAACTATGTCGACACCGATGTGGACAACGACGACAACGCCGACGCCCGCGTGATCCTGTCGGTCTCCAAGTCCTTCTAA
- a CDS encoding ammonium transporter: MLAALVGLAAPAHAQDAAVVVEKGDVAWLMTATLLVTFMAVPGLALFYGGMVRAKNMLSVLMQVMVVFSLGIVLWALYGYSVAFTEASPFVGGFSKVFLSGVTIDSLADTFTDNVKLPELVFVAFQATFAGITCALVVGSFAERIKFSAVLLFTVIWFSFSYLPICHMVWGPGGYLLGDGALDFAGGTVVHINAGVAGLVGAYLVGKRIGYGREAMAPHSLTMTMIGASMLWVGWFGFNAGSNLEATSGAALAFINTLAATAAATLSWIAGEAIFKGKPSMLGAASGAVAGLVAITPACGSVGPMGAIVIGLLSGVICLWGVNGLKRMLGADDSLDVFGVHGVGGILGAILTGVFTAPSLGGTGGEDFSIASQTWIQTYSVLVTIGWSGVVSLVAFKIVDVLVGLRVPEDEEREGLDIAAHGESAYKF; encoded by the coding sequence ATGCTGGCCGCCCTGGTCGGCCTGGCGGCCCCCGCCCACGCCCAGGACGCGGCCGTGGTTGTCGAAAAGGGCGACGTGGCCTGGTTGATGACCGCCACCTTGCTGGTCACCTTCATGGCCGTGCCCGGCCTGGCCCTGTTCTACGGCGGCATGGTGCGCGCCAAGAACATGCTCTCGGTGCTGATGCAGGTGATGGTGGTGTTCAGCCTCGGCATCGTGCTGTGGGCGCTGTACGGCTACAGCGTGGCCTTTACCGAAGCCAGCCCCTTTGTCGGCGGCTTCAGCAAAGTCTTCCTGTCGGGCGTGACCATCGACTCGCTGGCCGACACCTTCACCGACAACGTGAAGCTGCCGGAGCTGGTCTTCGTCGCCTTCCAGGCCACCTTTGCCGGCATCACCTGCGCGCTGGTCGTCGGCTCCTTTGCCGAGCGCATCAAGTTCTCCGCCGTGCTGCTGTTCACGGTGATCTGGTTCAGCTTCAGCTACCTGCCGATCTGCCACATGGTGTGGGGCCCGGGCGGCTACCTGCTCGGTGACGGCGCACTGGACTTCGCGGGCGGCACCGTGGTGCACATCAACGCCGGTGTGGCCGGCCTGGTCGGCGCCTACCTGGTGGGCAAGCGGATCGGCTACGGTCGTGAAGCCATGGCCCCGCACTCGCTGACCATGACCATGATCGGCGCCTCGATGCTGTGGGTGGGCTGGTTCGGCTTCAACGCCGGCTCCAACCTGGAAGCCACCTCGGGTGCGGCCCTGGCCTTCATCAACACCCTGGCCGCCACTGCTGCTGCCACGCTGTCCTGGATCGCCGGCGAGGCCATCTTCAAGGGCAAGCCCTCGATGCTCGGTGCCGCCTCCGGTGCTGTCGCCGGCCTGGTTGCCATCACTCCGGCCTGCGGTTCGGTCGGCCCGATGGGCGCCATCGTGATCGGTCTGCTCTCCGGCGTGATCTGCCTGTGGGGCGTCAATGGCCTCAAGCGCATGCTCGGTGCCGATGACTCGCTCGACGTGTTCGGCGTGCATGGTGTGGGCGGCATCCTCGGTGCCATCCTGACCGGTGTCTTCACCGCCCCGTCGCTCGGCGGCACGGGTGGCGAAGACTTCTCGATCGCCAGCCAGACCTGGATCCAGACCTACTCGGTGCTGGTGACCATCGGCTGGTCCGGCGTGGTCTCGCTGGTCGCCTTCAAGATCGTCGATGTGCTGGTTGGCCTGCGCGTGCCGGAAGACGAAGAGCGCGAAGGTCTCGACATCGCCGCTCACGGCGAATCGGCCTACAAGTTCTGA
- a CDS encoding cytochrome b, which produces MNTRYTSTAIALHWLIALGILASFSLGLYMTDLSLSPTKLKLYSWHKWAGVTLFALIVFRLGWRLTHPAPALPDTMPPALRLAAGAAHWVLYGLMLAIPLSGWLMSSAKGFQTVWFGVLPLPDLLAKDAALGDTLKAVHEWLNYSLLGMVVLHSGAALKHHFIDRDSVLTRMLPRFRKS; this is translated from the coding sequence ATGAACACACGCTACACATCCACCGCCATCGCATTGCACTGGCTCATCGCGCTGGGGATCCTCGCCAGCTTCAGCCTCGGGCTCTACATGACCGACCTGTCGCTGTCGCCGACCAAGCTCAAGCTCTACTCGTGGCACAAATGGGCCGGCGTGACGCTGTTTGCGCTCATCGTCTTCCGCCTCGGCTGGCGGCTCACCCACCCCGCCCCGGCGCTGCCCGACACCATGCCACCGGCGCTGCGCCTGGCCGCCGGCGCCGCGCACTGGGTGTTGTACGGCCTGATGCTCGCCATCCCGCTGTCGGGCTGGTTGATGAGCTCGGCCAAGGGCTTTCAGACCGTGTGGTTCGGCGTGCTGCCGCTGCCCGATCTGCTGGCCAAGGACGCCGCGCTGGGTGACACCCTCAAGGCAGTGCATGAATGGTTGAACTACAGCCTGCTCGGCATGGTCGTCCTGCACTCGGGCGCCGCGCTCAAGCACCACTTCATTGACCGCGACAGCGTGCTCACCCGCATGCTGCCGCGGTTCCGGAAATCCTGA
- a CDS encoding TorF family putative porin, protein MPVRTRLVHHLGAPGFIGALRCNIWRDIAANPCFFVTKKLAQFLPMGDHPTDLESLIMFKRSLCAAAVLACLSGVAVAEDSPISANVGFVSDYQYRGYSQTKENMAIQGGLHYTHDAGFYAGVWGSNVELARQG, encoded by the coding sequence ATGCCGGTGCGCACCAGATTGGTGCATCATCTTGGTGCGCCGGGTTTTATCGGTGCGCTGCGCTGCAACATCTGGCGAGACATCGCGGCAAACCCTTGTTTTTTCGTAACAAAAAAACTGGCACAGTTCCTGCCAATGGGAGATCACCCAACTGACCTGGAGTCTCTCATCATGTTCAAACGTTCTCTCTGTGCTGCTGCCGTTCTTGCCTGCCTGTCCGGTGTCGCCGTTGCCGAGGACAGCCCGATCAGCGCCAACGTCGGCTTCGTGTCCGACTACCAGTATCGCGGTTACTCCCAGACCAAGGAGAACATGGCCATTCAGGGCGGTCTCCACTACACCCACGATGCTGGCTTCTACGCCGGCGTGTGGGGCTCAAATGTCGAACTGGCTCGGCAAGGGTAG
- a CDS encoding accessory factor UbiK family protein encodes MNPPQLLDQLAGKFAEAAANSPVKDIEKNVRALAASAFSRLDLVTREEFDVQSALLERTCVQLAALEARVAALEAELAEKNAG; translated from the coding sequence ATGAACCCACCCCAGCTGCTTGACCAACTCGCCGGCAAATTTGCCGAGGCCGCGGCCAACTCGCCGGTCAAGGACATCGAGAAGAACGTCCGCGCACTTGCCGCCAGCGCCTTCTCCCGTCTCGACCTGGTGACCCGTGAGGAATTCGATGTGCAGAGCGCGCTGCTCGAGCGCACCTGTGTCCAGCTCGCGGCGCTCGAAGCCCGGGTGGCGGCGCTGGAAGCCGAGCTGGCAGAAAAGAACGCTGGCTGA
- the metX gene encoding homoserine O-succinyltransferase MetX: MTQPQSVGVVTPRTLRFNDPLPLKSGGCLEAYELVYETYGELNAERSNAVLVCHALSGSHHVAGYYADAPENTGWWDNLVGPGKPLDTRKFFVIGVNNLGGCYGSTGPTSIDPATGKAYGASFPFVTVEDWVTSQARLADALGIARFAAVVGGSLGGMQALSWTLQYPHRVAHAAVIAAAPKLSAENIAFNEVARQAILTDPDFHAGDYAAHGVVPERGLRLARMVGHITYLSDDAMAEKFGRSLRHGKQVFSYEAEFEIESYLRYQGKKFAGYFDANTYLLTTKALDYFDPAFEHGGNLSAALSRAQADFLVVSFSTDWRFPPERSHEIVQALLHNRRNVSYAEVDSAAGHDSFLLNDAIYHGVLSAYFDRIQVTGHD; the protein is encoded by the coding sequence ATGACGCAGCCTCAATCCGTCGGTGTCGTTACCCCGCGCACCCTGCGCTTCAACGACCCCCTGCCGCTCAAGAGCGGCGGGTGCCTCGAAGCATACGAACTGGTCTATGAAACCTACGGCGAACTGAACGCCGAGCGTTCCAACGCGGTGCTCGTGTGCCATGCGCTGTCCGGTTCGCACCATGTGGCCGGCTACTACGCCGATGCGCCGGAGAACACCGGCTGGTGGGACAACCTCGTTGGCCCCGGCAAGCCGCTCGATACGCGCAAGTTCTTCGTCATCGGCGTCAACAACCTCGGCGGCTGCTACGGCAGCACCGGCCCGACCTCGATCGACCCGGCCACCGGCAAGGCCTACGGGGCAAGCTTCCCGTTCGTCACGGTGGAAGACTGGGTCACCTCGCAGGCACGCCTGGCCGATGCGCTGGGCATCGCACGCTTCGCCGCGGTGGTTGGCGGTTCGCTCGGCGGCATGCAGGCGCTGTCGTGGACGCTGCAGTATCCGCACCGCGTGGCCCATGCGGCGGTGATTGCCGCAGCGCCCAAGCTGTCGGCCGAGAACATCGCCTTCAACGAGGTGGCGCGGCAGGCCATCCTGACCGATCCGGACTTTCACGCGGGCGACTACGCCGCCCACGGCGTGGTGCCCGAGCGTGGCCTGCGCCTGGCGCGCATGGTCGGCCACATTACCTATCTGTCGGACGACGCCATGGCCGAGAAATTCGGCCGCAGCCTGCGCCACGGCAAGCAGGTGTTCAGCTACGAGGCGGAGTTCGAGATCGAGTCCTACCTGCGCTACCAGGGCAAGAAATTTGCCGGCTATTTCGACGCCAACACCTATTTGCTGACCACCAAGGCGCTCGACTACTTCGACCCCGCCTTCGAACACGGCGGCAACCTGTCGGCGGCGCTGTCGCGGGCACAGGCGGACTTCCTGGTGGTGTCCTTCTCCACCGACTGGCGCTTTCCGCCCGAGCGCAGTCACGAGATCGTCCAGGCGCTCTTGCACAACCGGCGCAACGTCAGCTACGCCGAGGTCGACTCGGCCGCCGGCCACGACTCCTTCCTGCTCAACGACGCCATCTACCACGGCGTGTTGTCGGCCTACTTCGACCGCATCCAGGTGACCGGCCATGACTGA
- a CDS encoding YceI family protein produces MKKTLLTAVLATLIAAPALAEPVVYTVEGTHTYPRFSYSHFGLSKQISRFNKTTGTVTLDAAARTASVEMTIDTTSVDTGYDTFDGHIQGADFLDTANHPTATFKSTKVVFDGDTPVTIEGNLTLKGVTRPVTLTVTSFKAMAHPMLKKPAIGANATTVIKRSEFNAGKYAPNVSDEVTLDIALEAVQM; encoded by the coding sequence ATGAAAAAAACCCTGCTCACCGCCGTCCTCGCCACCCTCATCGCCGCGCCGGCCCTGGCCGAACCGGTGGTCTATACGGTCGAAGGCACCCACACCTACCCGCGCTTCTCGTACAGCCACTTCGGCCTGTCGAAGCAGATCTCGCGCTTCAACAAGACCACCGGCACGGTGACGCTCGACGCCGCCGCCCGCACGGCCTCGGTTGAGATGACCATCGACACCACCTCGGTCGATACCGGCTATGACACCTTCGACGGCCACATCCAGGGCGCCGACTTCCTCGACACCGCCAACCACCCGACGGCCACCTTCAAGTCGACCAAGGTCGTCTTCGACGGCGACACGCCGGTCACCATCGAGGGCAACCTGACGCTCAAGGGCGTGACCCGCCCGGTGACCCTGACCGTGACCTCGTTCAAGGCCATGGCCCACCCGATGCTCAAGAAGCCGGCCATCGGCGCCAACGCCACCACGGTGATCAAGCGCAGCGAGTTCAACGCCGGCAAGTACGCCCCCAACGTGAGCGACGAGGTCACCCTGGACATCGCGCTCGAAGCCGTGCAGATGTAA
- a CDS encoding YceI family protein produces MTRKTPTHLALAATLALGLAGTAQAVEYGTLDTAASRVGFRYTQMGVTLDGQFKQFSAQLRFDPARPEAAAATVEVPLAGIDTGSPEGDDEVKAKTWFDTANHPVARFVASAVKPLGNNRFEIAGQLSIKGKTRPVSFPATFTPGTPTATFEGTLPLQRGDFAIGEGEWSGFDIVANKVDVIFHLVARPLAK; encoded by the coding sequence ATGACCCGCAAGACACCCACCCACCTGGCCCTGGCCGCCACCCTGGCACTCGGCCTGGCCGGCACCGCACAGGCTGTCGAGTACGGCACGCTGGACACCGCCGCCAGCCGCGTCGGCTTTCGCTACACCCAGATGGGCGTCACGCTCGACGGCCAGTTCAAGCAATTCTCGGCGCAGCTGCGCTTCGACCCGGCCCGCCCCGAGGCGGCCGCTGCCACCGTCGAGGTGCCGCTGGCCGGCATCGACACCGGCTCGCCGGAGGGCGACGACGAGGTCAAGGCCAAGACCTGGTTCGACACCGCCAACCACCCCGTGGCGCGCTTTGTCGCCTCGGCCGTCAAGCCGCTGGGCAACAACCGCTTCGAGATTGCCGGCCAGCTCAGCATCAAGGGCAAGACCCGCCCGGTGAGCTTTCCGGCGACCTTCACGCCGGGCACGCCGACCGCCACCTTCGAGGGCACGCTCCCGCTGCAGCGGGGCGACTTCGCCATCGGCGAGGGCGAGTGGTCGGGTTTCGACATCGTCGCCAACAAGGTCGACGTCATCTTCCACCTCGTCGCCAGACCGCTGGCGAAATAA